The following are encoded in a window of Sphaeramia orbicularis chromosome 20, fSphaOr1.1, whole genome shotgun sequence genomic DNA:
- the fbxo15 gene encoding F-box only protein 15 gives MAAAKAVISRVRAVRTSKRAYKSSPASSQNLMERMPSEVLIKILSYLDAGALFSMSYVNKFFNQLANDNALWSDIFIREFGKNKKWMPKSVDDLSTKDSTMEVQEKAAGYWKQQYFKTVAAYVMKKWKRHLGVISRHTGLPSQTERVLRNLCVTWELTVSDESGHDSTFEQSWSQFSETCVFLCWGGGCLPNYQQISTLQLHGVRRIALNCSSLNKPGWRSLMMNLDMDAVTKNAQVIGQDRLVQLILLQPGVTVGVWEDQDSVAFVMFTLHFHRLVEKSIQGSSVCSYVEPLVKPPFDDIDPEYGLHGYHLHITLHNISCEIMSRSFSQLFCRRAQICDGLIQLTAISRTNLSQHTPLSGRITLPWRCEALQGTVENCCIMSLTLLDEFEKPFWCVSSPVSMKIEKSDVSYDYDSEQFLIHYKDTDGQVKMDVVHMKEQRQFVLINLDVYVATCKVNNHFGRNY, from the exons ATGGCAGCAGCAAAAGCAGTTATTTCCAGAGTGCGGGCGGTGAGGACATCAAAACGTGCTTACAAATCATCCCCGGCTTCCTCTCAGAACTTGATGGAAAG GATGCCTTCTGAGGTTCTAATTAAGATTCTGTCATACCTGGATGCTGGCGCTCTTTTCAGCATGAGCTACGTCAACAAGTTCTTCAATCAACTTGCCAATGATAA TGCCCTGTGGAGTGACATATTCATAAgagaatttggcaaaaataaaaagTGGATGCCCAAATCCGTGGATGACTTGTCGACGAAGGATTCCACGATGGAGGTGCAGGAGAAGGCCGCAGGATACTGGAAGCAGCAATACTTCAAGACTGTAGCTGCATATGTAATGAAGAAGTGGAAAAGAcatctcggggtcatcagccgtCACACGGGGCTGCCCAGTCAAACAGAGCGGGTCCTCAG AAACTTGTGCGTCACCTGGGAGCTGACAGTGTCTGATGAGTCAGGGCATGATAGTACATTTGAGCAGAGCTGGTCCCAGTTCTCTGAaacttgtgtgtttctgtgctgGGGAGGAGGCTGTTTGCCCAACTACCAGCAGATTTCTACTCTTCAGCTCCACGGTGTCAGGAGGATAGCTCTCAACTGCTCCAGCCTAAACAA ACCAGGCTGGAGGTCCCTCATGATGAATTTAGACATGGATGCTGTAACTAAAAATGCACAGGTCATTGGTCAGGACAGACTAGTTCAACTCATACTGTTACAGCCTGGAGTCACTGTTGGCGTATGGGAG GatcaggactctgttgcttttgTCATGTTCACTCTTCACTTCCACAGGCTGGTGGAAAAAAGCATTCAGGGATCCTCAGTTTG TTCTTATGTGGAGCCTCTGGTCAAACCTCCTTTTGATGACATAGACCCAGAATATGGTCTCCATGGTTACCATCTACACATCACTCTACACAACATCTCATGCGAGATTATGTCTAGAAGCTTCTCCCAGCTATTCTGTCGGAGAG CTCAGATCTGTGATGGACTGATCCAGCTGACTGCCATTAGCAGAACAAACTTGTCTCAACACACACCTCTGTCAGGCCGCATCACACTTCCCTGGAGGTGTGAGGCCCTGCAGGGCACAGTAGAG aattgttGCATCATGAGTCTGACACTTCTTGATGAATTTGAGAAACCCTTCTGGTGTGTCAGCTCTCCAGTTTCCATGAAGATAGAAAAATCTGATGTCTCCTATGACTATGACAGTGAGCAGTTCCTCATCCACTACAAGGATACAGATGGCCAGGTGAAGATGGATGTCGTACATATGAAGGAACAGAGGCAATTTGTCCTCATTAACTTAGATGTTTATGTTGCAACTTGTAAAGTCAACAACCATTTTGGTAGAAATTATTGA
- the cbln2b gene encoding cerebellin-2b, translating into MVPARCPGSCAMLALVLLLGCGVALCLGQNDTEPIVLEGKCLVVCDSNPSSDGAVTSSLGISVRSAGAKVAFSAVRGTNHEPSEMSNTSMTIYFDQVLVNIGNHFDLKASVFQAPRRGIYSFSFHVVKVYNRQTIQVNLMQNDYPVISAFAGDQDVTREAASNGVLLMVEREDRVYLKLERGTLMGGWKYSTFSGFLVFPL; encoded by the exons ATGGTGCCAGCGCGCTGCCCGGGATCCTGTGCCATGCTGGCACTGGTCCTCCTCTTGGGATGCGGGGTGGCTCTCTGCCTCGGCCAGAACGATACGGAGCCCATCGTGCTTGAAGGGAAGTGTCTTGTTGTGTGCGACTCGAACCCTTCTTCGGACGGAGCTGTCACCTCTTCACTTGGTATATCGGTGCGCTCTGCGGGGGCAAAGGTGGCTTTTTCCGCCGTGCGTGGAACCAACCATGAACCCTCGGAGATGAGCAACACGTCCATGACCATCTACTTTGACCAG GTTTTAGTGAACATCGGCAACCATTTCGATCTCAAAGCAAGTGTTTTCCAAGCTCCAAGGAGGGGAATATATAGTTTCAGCTTTCATGTTGTGAAGGTCTACAACAGACAAACCATACAG GTAAACCTGATGCAGAATGACTATCCCGTTATATCAGCCTTCGCCGGTGACCAGGACGTTACGAGAGAGGCGGCCAGCAACGGAGTACTGCTGATGGTTGAGCGGGAGGACCGTGTCTATCTGAAGCTGGAAAGGGGCACCTTAATGGGCGGATGGAAATACTCCACCTTCTCAGGCTTTCTAGTCTTTCCTCTATAA